The Candidatus Methylomirabilota bacterium genome includes a region encoding these proteins:
- a CDS encoding secondary thiamine-phosphate synthase enzyme YjbQ — protein sequence MRIAFETIPVETKEPMQLLDITQMVRDCLIKHPIREGVLLLNTLHTTAALFINEFQSALIEDMKNILAHLVEENGDYRHNDPRYSDCTRGNAGSHLRSMLLARTLTLPVRAGDVVLGRWQSIIFAELDGPQERSVQFQVLGE from the coding sequence ATGAGAATTGCCTTTGAGACGATCCCGGTCGAGACCAAGGAGCCGATGCAGTTGTTAGACATTACCCAGATGGTCCGGGACTGTCTGATCAAGCACCCGATTCGTGAGGGTGTGTTGCTCTTGAACACCTTGCACACGACTGCCGCCCTGTTCATTAATGAGTTTCAGTCCGCCCTCATCGAGGATATGAAAAACATCCTCGCCCACCTCGTCGAGGAGAACGGCGACTACCGACATAACGATCCCCGGTATTCCGACTGTACCCGGGGTAACGCCGGTTCACACCTGCGATCGATGTTGCTGGCCCGAACCCTGACCCTTCCGGTTCGCGCTGGAGATGTGGTCCTCGGTCGTTGGCAGAGTATCATCTTTGCGGAACTGGATGGCCCGCAAGAGCGGAGCGTTCAGTTCCAGGTTCTTGGCGAGTAA
- the mqnC gene encoding dehypoxanthine futalosine cyclase — protein sequence MSGNGAERFKEVETKVLAGERLTTEDGLTLFGVTNLPALAFLADTVRRRKRPDREVTYVIGRIVNYTNICWVKCSFCAFYRLPGHHEGYVLSREEIFEKIQELVDHGGTEVLFQGGLNPALKIDYYEDTFQAIKERFPVDIHGLSPAELIYLAKISQLSLRETLLRLKAAGLGSIPGGGAEILVEEVRQVISPLKDTVQEWLDCMLTAHQVGIPSSATMMFGSVETAEQRVEHFLRLRSLQDETRGFTAFVAWNFQPEGTTLNGKRASAFDYLRTMAVARLMLDNFDNIQASWLTQGPKVAQIALHYGISDLGSTIFEERVVSAGGAKFMASREEIERVIRDAGYVPRVRNTRYEILG from the coding sequence ATGTCGGGGAACGGAGCAGAACGATTCAAAGAGGTTGAGACGAAGGTCCTGGCTGGAGAGCGGCTCACGACTGAGGACGGCCTGACCCTCTTTGGGGTAACCAACCTCCCGGCTTTAGCCTTCCTGGCCGATACGGTGCGGCGAAGGAAGCGTCCGGACCGGGAGGTGACCTATGTCATTGGCCGGATCGTCAACTATACCAACATCTGCTGGGTAAAGTGCTCGTTCTGCGCTTTTTACCGCCTGCCCGGTCACCACGAGGGCTACGTCCTCTCCCGAGAGGAGATCTTCGAGAAGATCCAGGAACTCGTCGATCACGGCGGCACCGAGGTTCTCTTTCAGGGAGGCTTGAACCCGGCGCTCAAGATCGACTACTATGAGGACACTTTTCAGGCTATCAAGGAGCGTTTTCCGGTCGACATCCACGGCCTCTCACCGGCCGAGCTGATCTACCTGGCCAAGATCTCTCAGCTTTCGCTCAGGGAGACCCTCCTGCGATTGAAGGCGGCCGGCCTTGGGTCGATCCCCGGAGGGGGGGCAGAGATCCTGGTGGAAGAAGTGCGGCAGGTCATTTCCCCTTTGAAGGACACGGTGCAGGAATGGCTCGACTGCATGCTGACGGCCCATCAGGTCGGGATCCCGTCGAGCGCCACGATGATGTTTGGGTCGGTCGAGACGGCGGAGCAGCGGGTGGAGCATTTCCTCCGGCTCCGGTCCCTGCAAGACGAGACACGCGGGTTCACCGCCTTCGTGGCCTGGAACTTCCAGCCCGAGGGGACCACATTAAACGGGAAGAGGGCTTCGGCGTTTGACTACCTCCGGACCATGGCGGTGGCTCGGCTGATGCTGGATAACTTTGACAATATCCAGGCTTCTTGGCTGACCCAGGGGCCCAAGGTGGCCCAGATCGCGCTCCACTACGGGATCAGCGACCTGGGGAGCACGATCTTCGAGGAGCGGGTGGTCTCCGCCGGTGGGGCAAAATTCATGGCCTCTCGGGAGGAGATCGAACGGGTGATCAGGGACGCCGGGTATGTCCCCCGCGTCCGGAATACACGATACGAGATCCTGGGATAA
- a CDS encoding tetratricopeptide repeat protein: protein MSTRDQFYSQGLSHFAKKESDEALAAFKKAVGVDANFADGYLALAQTYDQKGMIDDAIANINRAIALNPKEPLYHTSLSVFFRKKGMIPEAEAEMAEAIALQRGS, encoded by the coding sequence ATGAGTACACGGGATCAGTTCTATAGTCAGGGGCTTAGCCACTTTGCCAAGAAGGAGAGTGACGAGGCGCTTGCTGCCTTCAAGAAGGCCGTGGGGGTCGACGCGAACTTTGCGGATGGGTATCTGGCATTGGCCCAGACCTACGATCAAAAGGGAATGATTGATGACGCCATCGCCAATATCAACAGAGCGATCGCATTGAATCCCAAGGAACCTCTCTACCACACCAGCCTCTCCGTCTTTTTTCGGAAGAAGGGGATGATCCCCGAGGCCGAGGCAGAGATGGCGGAGGCGATAGCGCTACAGCGCGGCTCGTAA
- the lpdA gene encoding dihydrolipoyl dehydrogenase translates to MGERYDLVVIGSGPGGYVGAIRGAQLGMRVAMVERDRLGGVCLNWGCISTKALLRNAEILSLLRRAEEFGFSFDNLRVDFSVAVKRSERAAWKLSKGVEYLMKKNKVTVVLGEARLAGKGQILVTKDGTETALQAERVLLATGSRPREIPGVAVDGKRVITSTEALSLPQVPRSLLIIGAGAVGVEFADIYGTYGSEVTVIEMLPRLVPAEDAEVSSLLEKIFAKRGMKIWTNTTVEGVAVKGEQVHLQLSREGKQKEVAGDVALVAIGRVPNVESVGLEGLGLKRGPGGFIEVNDQCESSVPGIYAIGDVVGGPLLAHKAMAEGIAAVETMAGIKTKRPDRSKIPNCIYCSPQVASVGLTEEPAKETGRLVKVGRFSFQASGKAVALGDTEGFVKVVADAEYGEILGLHIIGPEATEMIAEATMARTLEATLEDLHNSVHAHPTLSETVAEACLAALGRVIHM, encoded by the coding sequence ATGGGGGAGCGGTATGACCTCGTGGTAATCGGGAGCGGTCCCGGCGGCTATGTCGGTGCCATCCGGGGTGCCCAGTTGGGGATGAGGGTTGCCATGGTGGAGCGCGACAGGTTGGGAGGGGTCTGTCTCAACTGGGGTTGCATTTCCACGAAGGCACTCCTCCGGAACGCCGAGATACTCTCCTTGCTTCGCCGAGCCGAAGAGTTCGGCTTCAGCTTTGACAATCTGCGGGTGGACTTCTCGGTCGCGGTAAAGCGAAGCGAGCGGGCAGCCTGGAAGCTTTCCAAGGGTGTCGAGTATCTCATGAAGAAGAACAAGGTGACAGTGGTGCTCGGAGAGGCGAGGCTCGCTGGCAAAGGTCAGATCCTGGTCACCAAGGATGGTACAGAGACTGCGCTACAGGCAGAACGAGTCCTGCTGGCCACCGGGTCCCGCCCTCGAGAGATCCCCGGGGTTGCTGTGGATGGAAAGCGGGTGATCACGAGCACCGAGGCCTTGAGCCTGCCTCAGGTTCCACGATCACTCCTGATCATTGGCGCGGGGGCAGTCGGGGTGGAGTTTGCCGACATCTATGGAACCTATGGCTCCGAGGTGACAGTCATCGAGATGTTGCCTCGCCTGGTACCGGCAGAGGACGCTGAGGTATCCAGCCTGCTGGAGAAGATTTTTGCGAAGCGCGGGATGAAGATTTGGACCAATACCACGGTGGAGGGAGTAGCGGTCAAGGGAGAGCAGGTCCACCTTCAGCTGTCAAGAGAGGGGAAGCAGAAAGAAGTTGCTGGAGATGTTGCGTTGGTCGCGATCGGCCGGGTACCCAATGTCGAATCGGTGGGACTTGAAGGGTTGGGGCTGAAGCGGGGCCCGGGCGGGTTTATTGAGGTCAACGACCAGTGCGAATCCTCGGTTCCAGGAATCTATGCGATTGGCGATGTGGTCGGTGGGCCCCTGCTCGCCCACAAAGCGATGGCCGAGGGAATTGCCGCAGTGGAGACCATGGCTGGTATCAAAACCAAACGGCCGGATCGCTCGAAGATCCCGAACTGCATTTACTGCTCTCCCCAGGTAGCCAGCGTTGGTCTGACCGAGGAGCCGGCCAAGGAGACGGGCCGGCTGGTCAAGGTGGGTCGCTTCTCTTTCCAGGCCAGCGGGAAGGCGGTGGCGCTGGGAGACACCGAGGGCTTTGTCAAGGTCGTGGCGGATGCGGAGTATGGAGAGATCCTGGGACTTCACATCATCGGTCCGGAGGCGACGGAGATGATCGCCGAGGCAACGATGGCCCGCACGCTGGAGGCGACACTCGAAGATCTGCACAACTCGGTCCATGCCCATCCGACTCTCTCGGAGACAGTGGCGGAGGCGTGTTTGGCCGCGCTGGGCCGTGTCATCCACATGTGA
- the mqnE gene encoding aminofutalosine synthase MqnE: MNREVEVEVLVARAGLTDLYGKILKGERLSYEDGLRLYQTPDLTAVGALANHVRERMNGCATYYVRNLHINYTNICNKLCKFCSFYAKPGDPRGYVLTADNIIARLDEYRHQAIREIHMVAGINPKLPYEYYLDILRAVRMARPDAQIKAFTMIELAQIARVAKKPLADVLEDLKDAGLTCCPGGGAEVFSERVHEELFRAKLDNEGWFEVSREVHRAGLKSNATLLYGHIETVEEKVKHLLHIRELQDETKGFQCFVPLAFDPARTELEHIPLTTGQQNLREIAIARLLLDNFPHIKAFWIMITPQVAQLALWYGADDLDGTVNHYEITHALGTTSDHQVLNHQELLHLVNEAGRVPVERDALYNVMVAA, encoded by the coding sequence ATGAATCGCGAGGTCGAGGTGGAAGTACTAGTTGCTCGGGCCGGCCTGACGGACCTGTACGGAAAGATCCTGAAAGGGGAGCGCCTTTCTTACGAGGATGGCCTGCGGCTCTATCAGACACCAGACCTCACCGCCGTGGGAGCCTTGGCCAACCACGTCCGGGAACGCATGAACGGCTGTGCCACTTACTATGTCCGGAACCTCCATATCAATTACACCAACATTTGTAATAAGCTCTGCAAATTTTGCTCCTTCTACGCCAAGCCAGGGGACCCCAGGGGCTACGTGCTGACTGCGGACAATATCATCGCCCGTTTGGATGAGTACCGCCATCAGGCGATCCGGGAGATCCACATGGTGGCGGGAATCAACCCCAAGCTTCCGTATGAATATTACCTGGACATTCTGAGGGCGGTCCGGATGGCCCGTCCTGATGCCCAGATCAAGGCCTTTACGATGATTGAGCTGGCCCAGATCGCCCGAGTTGCGAAAAAACCTCTGGCGGACGTCCTCGAAGATCTCAAGGATGCGGGACTGACCTGCTGTCCGGGAGGCGGAGCTGAGGTCTTCAGCGAGCGGGTCCATGAGGAGCTCTTCCGAGCCAAACTGGATAACGAAGGGTGGTTTGAGGTGTCCCGGGAGGTCCACCGCGCGGGGCTCAAGTCGAACGCAACGTTGCTTTACGGTCATATTGAGACGGTGGAGGAAAAGGTCAAGCATCTCCTCCACATCCGGGAGCTGCAAGATGAGACCAAAGGGTTTCAATGCTTTGTCCCCTTGGCCTTCGACCCCGCCCGGACTGAGCTCGAGCATATCCCGCTGACCACAGGGCAACAGAATCTCCGGGAAATTGCGATCGCTCGTCTGCTCCTGGATAACTTTCCTCACATCAAGGCCTTCTGGATCATGATCACGCCCCAGGTTGCCCAGCTGGCCCTCTGGTACGGGGCGGATGACCTCGACGGGACGGTGAATCACTACGAGATTACCCATGCCCTGGGAACCACGTCCGATCACCAGGTTTTGAACCATCAGGAGCTCCTCCATCTGGTCAACGAAGCGGGACGGGTGCCGGTGGAGCGCGATGCACTCTATAACGTGATGGTAGCCGCGTAG
- a CDS encoding pyruvate dehydrogenase complex E1 component subunit beta produces the protein MPIITYREALNHALREEMTRDERVLIFGEDVVAYGGAYGVTSGLVNDFGDKRVMDTPIAEGGIGGAAVGAAMGGLRPVAELMTINFALLASDAIINHAAKVLHMFGGQMSVPVVFRMTGGGGAQLASTHSQSLEVLFAHVPGLKVVTPATPADAKGLLKSAIRDNNPVLFIEHALLYRVRGEVPEGEYLIPLGQAEVKREGKDITLVAYSRMALVALEAADRLSQEGIEAEVVDLKTLRPLDMETVLTSVRKTNRAVTVEETWRTYGIGAEIASRIQEEAFDYLDAPIHRVAGVEVPLPYAKNLEQAAIPDAGRVVEAVKQLFVRTGV, from the coding sequence ATGCCGATAATCACCTATCGGGAAGCGCTGAATCACGCCCTCCGCGAGGAGATGACTCGGGACGAGCGCGTCCTGATCTTTGGCGAGGACGTGGTGGCGTATGGTGGAGCCTATGGGGTCACTTCAGGCCTTGTCAACGATTTCGGGGACAAGCGAGTGATGGATACCCCCATCGCCGAAGGGGGGATTGGCGGCGCCGCGGTCGGAGCAGCCATGGGGGGGCTTCGTCCTGTGGCCGAGCTGATGACGATTAATTTTGCGCTTCTCGCCTCTGATGCGATCATCAATCATGCCGCGAAGGTCCTGCACATGTTTGGGGGGCAGATGTCGGTCCCCGTCGTGTTTCGGATGACGGGGGGTGGGGGTGCCCAGCTCGCCTCGACCCATTCACAGAGCCTTGAGGTCCTGTTCGCCCATGTTCCGGGTCTGAAGGTGGTCACCCCGGCGACGCCTGCCGATGCCAAGGGGTTGTTGAAGAGCGCTATCCGGGATAACAATCCGGTCCTCTTCATCGAGCACGCCCTCCTCTATCGAGTTCGGGGAGAGGTCCCGGAGGGGGAGTATCTGATTCCCCTGGGCCAGGCCGAGGTAAAGCGAGAGGGGAAAGATATCACCCTCGTGGCTTACTCCAGGATGGCGTTGGTGGCACTCGAGGCGGCGGATCGCCTCAGTCAGGAGGGGATCGAAGCCGAGGTGGTCGACCTCAAGACGCTGCGGCCGCTCGACATGGAGACGGTGCTGACCTCCGTCAGGAAGACCAACCGAGCCGTCACCGTTGAAGAGACCTGGCGCACCTACGGGATCGGTGCAGAGATTGCGAGCCGGATTCAAGAGGAAGCTTTCGATTACCTGGATGCACCCATCCATCGCGTGGCCGGTGTGGAGGTCCCGTTGCCTTACGCCAAGAATTTGGAACAGGCGGCGATCCCGGATGCTGGGCGGGTAGTGGAGGCGGTCAAGCAGCTCTTTGTCCGGACCGGTGTCTAG
- a CDS encoding AzlD domain-containing protein, producing the protein MGEQVVIILGMGLATYLIRIFPFLLVPRFHPRMIRWFQFLSYSIIASFVWYGLAKGAPAPVTLSFRSLALALTVLVAVRSKNAVMGMGAGIVAVLVLSRIGL; encoded by the coding sequence GTGGGAGAGCAGGTCGTAATCATTCTGGGGATGGGGCTGGCGACATATCTGATCCGGATCTTTCCCTTCCTGCTGGTCCCGCGCTTCCATCCCCGCATGATTCGATGGTTTCAATTCCTCTCCTACTCGATCATCGCGAGTTTCGTGTGGTATGGGCTCGCCAAGGGGGCTCCAGCCCCTGTCACGTTGAGCTTTCGGAGTCTGGCTCTGGCTCTGACGGTCCTCGTCGCGGTTCGTTCGAAGAACGCTGTGATGGGGATGGGGGCCGGGATCGTGGCCGTATTGGTCTTGTCGCGGATAGGATTGTGA
- a CDS encoding dihydrolipoamide acetyltransferase family protein translates to MVNEVVMPKMGYDMTEGTIVRWRKDEGDEVTRGEVIAEVDTTKVTVEVEAYTTGVLRKILVPEGQTVPVGHVIAVIADRDEPIPGLEAKAAPAEKAAPVATGAPTPTAAVAVTGDEAPRIAASPVARRIARGQGVNLNLIRGTGPGGRIVKDDVETFLAKGPVEAPRPAPTPVVAAPAAAPHDIPYEDRDLSRIRQTMARRMAESKRVAPHFYLTSDINMTEALKLRKGLNALIGEGARISVTDMLVKGVGKTLQDFPEANASFAEGKLRVYQRINIGIAVALEQGLVTPVIPDCDKKPLSQIAQEAKELVERARTGRLRPDDFSPGTFTISNLGMFDVEEFVAIINPPEAAILAVGSVIPRPVVVDGEVKAAERMRVTLSADHRVLDGVTAARFLQRFKVYLEQPLHLVT, encoded by the coding sequence TTGGTAAACGAAGTCGTGATGCCAAAAATGGGCTACGACATGACCGAGGGGACCATCGTCCGTTGGCGGAAGGACGAGGGGGATGAGGTCACGCGCGGGGAGGTTATCGCCGAAGTCGACACCACCAAGGTGACGGTGGAGGTGGAGGCCTACACCACTGGTGTCCTGCGAAAGATCCTGGTCCCTGAGGGACAAACGGTCCCAGTCGGGCACGTCATCGCCGTCATCGCGGACCGGGACGAGCCGATCCCGGGGCTGGAGGCAAAGGCGGCTCCCGCGGAGAAGGCGGCTCCGGTGGCCACAGGGGCACCGACACCGACGGCCGCCGTCGCTGTCACAGGAGATGAGGCTCCCCGGATTGCCGCGTCACCCGTTGCCCGACGCATTGCACGCGGGCAAGGGGTAAACCTCAACCTGATCCGCGGGACCGGACCGGGTGGCCGGATTGTCAAAGACGACGTCGAGACCTTTCTCGCGAAAGGGCCTGTGGAAGCTCCCAGACCAGCGCCGACCCCCGTGGTGGCTGCACCGGCCGCAGCACCTCATGACATTCCGTACGAGGATCGCGATCTTTCCCGCATCCGGCAGACCATGGCCCGCCGGATGGCCGAAAGCAAGCGCGTTGCTCCTCACTTCTATCTTACGTCGGATATTAACATGACCGAGGCCTTGAAACTTCGGAAGGGTTTAAACGCACTCATCGGGGAGGGAGCGCGCATCTCGGTTACCGACATGTTGGTGAAGGGGGTGGGCAAGACCCTTCAGGACTTTCCGGAGGCGAACGCCTCCTTTGCCGAGGGGAAACTCCGTGTCTACCAGCGTATTAATATCGGCATCGCGGTTGCGTTGGAGCAGGGATTGGTGACACCGGTCATTCCCGATTGCGACAAAAAACCCCTCAGCCAGATCGCCCAGGAGGCGAAGGAATTGGTGGAGCGGGCCCGGACGGGGCGGCTGCGGCCGGATGATTTCAGCCCTGGCACTTTCACCATCAGCAATCTGGGCATGTTCGACGTGGAGGAGTTTGTCGCTATCATTAATCCGCCCGAAGCGGCAATTCTGGCCGTGGGCTCGGTCATCCCTCGACCGGTGGTAGTGGATGGTGAGGTGAAGGCAGCCGAGCGGATGCGGGTGACCCTCTCCGCGGACCACCGCGTCCTCGATGGAGTGACGGCTGCGCGATTCCTCCAGCGCTTCAAGGTCTATCTCGAGCAACCCCTCCACCTGGTCACTTAA
- a CDS encoding alpha/beta hydrolase produces MEKTRVDIRKGAIAYVQQGEGEPIVLIHGIPTSTYLWRNVIPLLATDFTVYAIDLLGYGDSDKPVKADLSIPAQTGYVAEFMMRVGLTHATVVGNDIGGGVAQLLALDRPELVRRLILVGTVAYDSWPLHEIEQLKDPAWDPKTLDLRTGFKEVLFKGIFHKERVTDALVGEYASHFVGLQGREAYLHCARALNNRDILIRAAEIERLTVPVLILWGKADDFQGVMIGQRLADQLPSARLVVVKDAGHFLPEDQPEEVARLMRAFIKETPPL; encoded by the coding sequence GTGGAGAAAACGCGAGTAGACATCAGGAAGGGTGCCATCGCCTATGTCCAGCAGGGGGAGGGTGAACCAATCGTCCTGATTCACGGCATCCCCACGTCCACGTATCTCTGGCGGAACGTGATTCCCTTGCTCGCCACGGACTTTACCGTGTATGCGATTGACTTGCTGGGATACGGAGATTCTGACAAACCGGTAAAGGCGGATCTCTCGATCCCGGCCCAGACCGGGTACGTCGCAGAGTTCATGATGAGAGTCGGACTGACACATGCTACGGTCGTGGGCAATGATATCGGCGGTGGAGTAGCCCAGCTCCTCGCCCTGGATCGACCTGAGCTGGTGAGACGCCTCATCTTGGTGGGTACGGTGGCATACGATTCATGGCCGCTTCACGAGATCGAGCAGCTTAAGGACCCGGCCTGGGATCCCAAGACACTCGATCTGCGCACCGGCTTCAAGGAGGTGCTCTTTAAGGGGATTTTCCACAAGGAGCGGGTGACGGACGCCCTGGTCGGGGAATATGCCAGTCACTTTGTTGGTTTGCAGGGAAGAGAGGCCTATCTTCACTGTGCTCGCGCTCTCAATAACCGGGACATCCTCATCCGCGCTGCCGAGATCGAACGCCTGACTGTTCCGGTGCTCATTCTCTGGGGGAAGGCCGATGACTTCCAGGGGGTCATGATCGGGCAGCGCCTCGCTGATCAGTTGCCGTCGGCCCGGCTGGTGGTTGTGAAGGACGCAGGGCATTTCCTCCCTGAGGACCAGCCAGAGGAAGTTGCCCGTCTGATGCGAGCGTTCATCAAAGAGACACCCCCCCTGTAA
- the lipB gene encoding lipoyl(octanoyl) transferase LipB has translation MIREFEVYWLGRVDYGEALKLQRERATARIRGEVEDCLLLVEHPSVITLGRGAKREHLLSDEQILKARGVEVWEIERGGDVTFHGPGQLVGYPVVDLTRHGKDLHLFMRHLEEMLIRTLETYDIRAERSPKQTGVWVQESKIASMGVHVSRWVSRHGFALNVSTDLSLFDLIVPCGLTGVRMTSMTALLGQGVPIQAVAESVTREFGRVFDCVPRWKARSEVALSLP, from the coding sequence GTGATACGAGAGTTCGAGGTGTACTGGCTCGGACGGGTAGACTACGGGGAGGCGCTCAAGCTTCAGCGAGAGCGCGCCACGGCGAGGATACGAGGCGAGGTGGAGGACTGCCTCTTGCTCGTCGAACATCCGTCGGTGATCACCCTCGGTCGAGGCGCGAAGCGCGAGCATCTCCTCAGTGACGAGCAGATTTTGAAGGCGCGGGGGGTTGAGGTTTGGGAGATCGAACGGGGGGGCGATGTTACCTTCCACGGTCCAGGGCAGCTGGTCGGATACCCTGTTGTCGACCTCACCCGTCATGGAAAAGACCTCCACCTCTTTATGCGCCATTTGGAAGAAATGTTAATCCGGACCTTGGAGACGTATGATATTCGGGCCGAGCGAAGCCCCAAGCAGACCGGGGTCTGGGTTCAGGAGTCCAAGATTGCATCCATGGGTGTGCACGTGAGCCGGTGGGTGAGCCGGCATGGTTTTGCCTTGAACGTGAGCACCGATCTCAGCCTCTTCGATCTGATCGTTCCTTGCGGCCTTACCGGAGTTCGCATGACGTCCATGACAGCCCTCCTCGGACAGGGGGTGCCGATTCAAGCGGTGGCCGAGTCTGTTACCCGTGAGTTCGGGCGGGTCTTCGACTGTGTCCCTAGGTGGAAGGCTCGTTCTGAGGTAGCCTTGTCCTTGCCGTGA
- the pdhA gene encoding pyruvate dehydrogenase (acetyl-transferring) E1 component subunit alpha has product MEASTVAKIAGPGLDKKTLLNFLHQMLLIRKFEDKSGELYARGKIAGFLHLYNGQEASAVGAISTLAEHDLLITHYRDHGYAIARGLDLNRCMAELLGKATGIVKGHGGSMHFFDVSLGMLGGWAIVAGHLPLAVGLGLASNYLGKQQVVLCVFGDGATNNGYFHEALNMAKLWKVPVVFLCENNLYGMGTAVHRASATLEMSRKAAPHGIPAQRVDGMDVLAVREATTKAVEHARRGDGPFFLEVLTYRFRGHSMADPILYRDKAEVEEWKQRDPIVIFRQRLEKEGLLSPQEMEQIERETDELVVEAVRFAEESPDPPLTDLYKDIYADP; this is encoded by the coding sequence ATGGAAGCAAGTACGGTAGCAAAGATTGCAGGACCTGGCCTCGATAAAAAGACCCTCCTGAACTTTCTCCATCAGATGCTCTTGATCCGAAAGTTCGAGGATAAGTCCGGGGAGCTTTACGCGCGCGGCAAGATTGCCGGCTTTCTGCACCTGTACAATGGCCAGGAGGCATCAGCCGTCGGGGCCATCTCCACGTTAGCAGAGCACGATTTGCTCATCACGCATTATCGGGATCACGGCTATGCGATTGCCAGAGGGCTGGATCTGAATCGGTGCATGGCCGAGCTGTTGGGCAAGGCCACCGGTATCGTCAAAGGTCACGGCGGTTCGATGCACTTCTTTGACGTCTCCCTAGGGATGCTGGGGGGATGGGCCATCGTGGCCGGTCATTTGCCGCTTGCGGTAGGGCTGGGTCTGGCAAGTAACTATCTGGGGAAGCAGCAGGTGGTCCTCTGTGTCTTTGGCGACGGCGCGACGAACAACGGGTACTTTCATGAAGCCTTGAACATGGCGAAGCTGTGGAAGGTCCCGGTCGTCTTTCTGTGCGAGAACAATCTCTATGGCATGGGAACCGCTGTTCATCGGGCCTCAGCAACACTGGAGATGTCCCGAAAGGCCGCGCCCCACGGCATCCCTGCCCAGCGGGTGGACGGGATGGATGTCCTGGCCGTGCGCGAGGCCACAACCAAAGCGGTCGAGCATGCGCGACGGGGGGACGGCCCCTTTTTCCTCGAGGTCCTGACCTACCGCTTCCGGGGTCACTCCATGGCCGACCCGATCCTGTACCGGGACAAGGCCGAGGTGGAGGAGTGGAAGCAGCGGGATCCCATCGTGATCTTTCGACAGCGGCTCGAGAAGGAAGGCCTATTGAGCCCGCAGGAAATGGAGCAGATCGAGCGGGAAACCGATGAGCTGGTCGTCGAGGCGGTCCGGTTTGCCGAAGAGAGTCCGGACCCACCGCTCACCGATCTGTACAAAGACATTTATGCCGATCCCTGA
- a CDS encoding AzlC family ABC transporter permease: protein MQTREKFASFREGARAAVPVCFGFFGITMALGIAAHTAGLSLGEGVLMSAIVFAAPAQFPALELIPLGGQAVQILLSTFVINLRFAIMSFTLAPHFGRVRKAALMPAAHLISVSTFTVSFLGFQKKSEQDKFLYFLGVAIPSYTCYVLGTAVGYLFGVRIPGGFQEGIQFVFPAYLSALLAAELKERQSILLVGVAFLTTPVVERLVPGWGLILNAVIVATGAIGVEIWWESRS from the coding sequence GTGCAGACGCGTGAGAAGTTTGCCAGCTTCCGGGAAGGAGCCCGCGCGGCGGTCCCGGTCTGTTTCGGGTTTTTTGGCATCACGATGGCCCTCGGGATCGCGGCCCATACCGCGGGTCTCTCCCTAGGCGAGGGCGTGCTCATGTCAGCGATCGTCTTTGCTGCTCCAGCGCAGTTCCCTGCCCTCGAGCTCATTCCCCTTGGGGGCCAGGCCGTGCAGATCCTTCTGAGTACCTTCGTCATCAACCTTCGCTTTGCCATTATGAGCTTTACCCTTGCACCACATTTCGGCCGCGTTCGAAAGGCGGCATTGATGCCGGCGGCACATCTCATCAGTGTCAGTACCTTTACCGTCTCCTTTCTCGGTTTTCAGAAGAAATCGGAGCAGGATAAGTTCCTGTACTTTCTGGGAGTAGCGATCCCCAGTTACACCTGCTACGTACTGGGAACCGCGGTGGGATACCTCTTTGGAGTTCGAATCCCAGGGGGATTTCAGGAGGGTATCCAGTTCGTCTTTCCCGCCTACCTGAGCGCGCTGTTAGCCGCAGAGCTCAAGGAGCGGCAATCAATCCTGCTGGTCGGGGTAGCCTTTCTGACCACACCGGTGGTTGAAAGGCTGGTGCCGGGATGGGGGCTCATTCTCAATGCGGTCATCGTGGCCACGGGGGCCATCGGGGTGGAGATATGGTGGGAGAGCAGGTCGTAA